The genome window GGAAGGTAATGGGCAGCGTGCCCTTGAGCAGTTCCAGCGCGCGCAGCAGCGTGGTCCCCGGCAGCGAGGAGGTGAACTCCGGCACGGACAGCGTGCCCGTGGCATCCACGATGCAGAGGTTGGCGATGGCGCTTTCCGCAAGGTAGCCCAGCTCGTCGAAGCAGAACGGCGTGTCCGCGCCCTTTTCGCGCGCTTCGCGGATCATGAGCATGTTGGGCACGTAGTTCGTGTTTTTCAATTTGGCCATGTAGGACTGCTTGGCCGGGATGGACGTGCGGAACCCCTTGAGGCCGTTGATGAACCAGGATTCCGGCTTCACATGGAAGCGGTAGGCCACAAGGTACAGGCTCGGTTCCGGGCATTCGGCGGGATCAATGCCGAAGCCGCCCGGCCCGCGCCCGAGAAGGATGCGCATCTGGCCCACGCGTTCCTTGCCCGCGGCCGCCACCTCAAGAACCATTTCGCGGATCTTTTCCAGGGAGCAGGGAGCCTTGAGAAAAAGCCCGGCGGCCGAGCGCTCCAGCCGCTCCAGGTGGGGGTCAAGCTGGTACAGCCTGCCCTCGGTGTACTTCACCGTTTCAAAGACCCCGTCGCCGCGATGGGCGATATGGTCGTCGAGCGGGGCGAACATGAGTTTGGGGTCGGTGCAGATGCCGCCCACGCGGTGCTCGTAAAAAGCCAGAATGTCCTTGGCGCACACTCTGGGAACAGCCAGCATTTTCTGCAGGTATTCTTCGGAAGAATAGATGGGAAGCGCCATAACGACCTCTCATGGATTGTATTTACGCGGCCGGAAAATCCCGGCCGTATGCCGCAAGATAGTAGCACCAGCACCGTGAGTTAGCAATATTCATAACACGTTACGTCCGCGCGGGAAAACAGAAAAGCCCGCACGGGCGGGCTTTTCTGTAAACTTCCGTCGCTCTAAAGGAACAGGTTCCGGTCTTTCACGGTCAGCAGGTTTTTCTGCACGAGCACCTCGGCGATCTGCACGGCGTTGAGCGCCGCGCCCTTGCGGATGTTGTCCGCGACCACCCACATGTTGAGGCCGTTGGCGATGGATTCATCCTCGCGGATGCGGCCCACGAAAACCTCGTCTTCCCCGGCGGCATCGAGCGCCAGGGGGTAGATCTTTTCCTTGGGGTTGTCGAGCACCTTCACGCCGGGCGCGCGGGCCAGGATCACGCGGGCTTCCTTGGCCGTGAGCTTCTTTTCCGTCTCGATGTTCACCGATTCGGAATGCCCGTAAAACACGGGCACGCGCACGGTGGTCGCCGTGACCTTGATATTGGGGTCGCCCATGATCTTCACGGTCTCGTGCACCATCTTCATTTCTTCCTTGGTGTAGTCGTTGTCAAGGAACACGTCGATGTGCGGCAGGCAGTTGAACGCTATCTGATAGGGGTAGACGGAAACTTCCGGGTCCTGCATGTTGAAGAGTTGGCGCACCTGCTTTTCCAGTTCCTCAATGCCCTTCTGGCCCGTACCGGAAACGGCCTGGTACGTGGAAACGACCACGCGCTTGATTGTCGCGGCTTCGTGGATGGGCTGCAGGGCCACCACCATCTGGATGGTGGAGCAGTTGGGGTTGGCAATGATGCCGTTGTGCTTTTCAAGGGCCTGGGGATTCACTTCCGGCACCACCAGGGGGCAGCGGTCGTCCATGCGCCAGGCGGAGGAGTTATCCACCACCACGCAGCCGGATTTCACCGCATGCGGGGCAAACGTCTGGGAAGTGCCGCCGCCGGCGGAAAAAATCGCGATATCAACCCCTTCGAAAGAATTTTCCGTCAGTTCCTGCACCACAAGCTCGTCGCCCTTGAACGGCACGCGCTTGCCGGCGGACCGGCTCGACGCCAGGGGAATGACCTTGGAAGCCGGAAAATCCCGCTGTTCCAGTGTCTTCAGCATTTCACGGCCCACGGCGCCCGTGGCGCCGGCAACGGCAACTACAACGTCTCTCGCGCTCATTTCCATACTCCTCGTGGGGATTCAGATCCCTCCAGCGGGCGGGGCACTTCCCGTGCGAACCCAAAAGAAGGTCTCCAGTTAGATGTTTTGCTAAAAATGCATATTCAGACAAAAACTTTTTAATAACAACGTAAAAAAACGGGCCGCCCTTTTTGGGGGCGGCCCGCGGAATCCCTTATTCCGCCTGATCTGCGGCGGACTCTTCCTCAAGCTTCTGCTTGATTAGGTCGCCGAGACTCTGGCCGCCCGCCGAGTCGCCGCTAGTGCGGAACTCTTTAGGTTTCTTTTTCTCTTCGTCTTCTTTCAACTGACGGATGGAAAGGCCCAGCCGCCGCTCTTCCGCGGAGACATGGATGACCTTGGCCTGGATGGTCACGCCTTCCTTGAACATTTCCGCCGGGGTCTTGATCTTTTTACTGCTGATTTCGGAGACGTGGATCAGGCCTTCAATGCCCTCTTCCACTTCCACGAACAGGCCGAAATCGGTGATGTTGGTCACTAGGCCGTCGATGAGAGCGCCCACCGGGTATTTGGAGGGAACGTAGGACCAGGGGTCTTCGGCCAGCTGCTTGACGCCCAGGGTGAACTTTTCGTTCTCCTGATCGACCACGAGCACTTTGGCCTGCACGATGTCGCCCACCTGATAGGCTTCGGACGGATGGCGGATTTTCTTGGTCCAGCTGATGTCGGACACGTGGATAAGGCCGTCGATGCCGTCTTCAATGCCGATGAACATGCCGAATTCGGTGATGTTCTTGATGGCGCCTTCCAGGATGGTGCCTTCGGGGTAGCGCTCGGCCACGATCACCCAGGGATTGGGCTTGACCTGCTTCATGCCGAGGGAAATGCGCTTTTTATCCTGATCGACGGCCAGCACGACCACGTCGACCTCGTCACCCACGTGCACCATCTGGGAGGGGTGGCGGAGTTTGCGGGTCCAGGACATTTCGGAAATGTGCACAAGGCCTTCCACGCCGGACTTCAGTTCCACGAAGGCGCCGTAATCCACGAGGTTGGTGATCTTGCCGGAGAAACGGGCGCCCACCGGGAAGTTGTCCGTGATGTCCTGCCAGGGGTCGGAAACGAGCTGCTTGAGGCCGAGGGAAACTTTGTGGTTTTCGCGGTCAAAGGAAAGGACCTTGAGTTCCAGTTCCTGGCCCATGGAAACGAGTTCCTTGGGATGGCGGATGCGCTTCCAGGACATGTCCGTGATATGCAAAAGGCCGTCCAGCCCGCCGAGGTCCACGAACACGCCGTATTCGGTGATGTTCTTGACGCGGCCGGTGACGACCTGTTCTTCGCCGAGGGTATCGAGGAGACCGGCGCGCTTGGAGTCGCGCTCTTCCTCGAGCAGAACGCGGCGGGAGACGATGACATTGCTCCGCCGGCGGTTGGTCTTGAGAACCCGGAATTCAAACTCCTGGTTCACCAGGGCGTCCATATCGGGCACGGGCCGCAGATCCACGTGGGAACCGGGCAAAAACGCCTCGACCCCGCCGAGATCAACCGTGTAGCCGCCCTTGATACGGCGCAAAATTCTGCCCTTGCAAGTGCTGTTTTTGTCCTGAATGTCTTCCAGTTGATCAAAAAGCTGCATGCGCTTGGCTTTTTCATAGGAAAGGACAATGGACCCTTCCATCTCGTTTTTGCTGACGACGAACACATCCACCTGGTCCCCTTCCTTGACCGCGATTTTCCCGGAGGGGTCGCGGAATTCGGCAGCGGGGATCTGCCCTTCGGACTTGAAGTTCACGTCAACCAGAATGTGGTCGTCGTCCACGCGGACGATTTCGCCCTTGACTATGGAGCCTTCTTCCAGATCGCCAAAATCCGAGCTCAGATAGTTTTCAAGCGCGCTTGCAAAGTTGAGGTCTCCCTCATGTTCCATACTTGTTGCCATACCCATATTTCTCCAACCGACAAAATTTCCTGTTATTTATAACAAGAGGGAGTTCTGTAGCAAAGAAACACCAGAAAAACAAGAAAAAAGACCAAAAAAAAACGATCATCTCTTTTACCCGGGGTGCGGTCCCGGCGCATTTTCTGTATACGGTTTACGCGATGTGTGGTATGACCGGTGAAGCCAAGGTTGCGGCCATTATCCCGCACCGCAGGCACTGCATTCCGCCGGCCGGAATTTGAAAACGCCCGGCGGAAAATCCATACGGAATATCACGAACAGGACCCTCCCCATGAGCAGCACGCCGAACATTCCTGGATTCAACGTTCCCCTTGCCCTGCGCCAGCTCGGCAACAACATAAAATTGTACAATAAACTTCTGGACCAGTTCCAGAAGTCATACGCCTCGGCGGCGCAGGATATCGCCGAGAACGTCGCCGGAGGCGACTACGAAACCGCGGAGCGCAGCGCGCACACCATCAAGGGCCTTGCCGGAAGCCTCGGCGCATCCACCCTGCAGGAGGTTTCCGCGAAGCTGGAAAAAACCTGCCGCGAGCAAGTCCAGGGCGCCGCGTTTGAGGAAGCCCTGTCCGCCTTTGCCAAGGAACTGGACGCGGCCATTGCCGCCATCCGTTCCTCCATGGCGGCGGCGGAGGCTCCGGCCGCCCCGGCCGCCCCGGCTGTCAGCGCGAACCTGCTGGCCTCCCAGCTCGCGACCCTGGCCGCCCATGTCGACGACAGCGACGCAAAGGCGCTCATGCTGTTCGACGAGATAAAAACCCAGATCGCGGCCTATGACCAAAACGCGGCCGCCCGTCTTGCCTCCGCGTTTGAACTGTTTGACTTTGTCACCGCCGCCGAAGTCATTGCCGCGCTCCGGTCAAGGCTTGGCTGATGCACCGTGAACCCCCTTACCTGCCTTTGCCG of uncultured delta proteobacterium contains these proteins:
- a CDS encoding hypothetical protein (Evidence 5 : No homology to any previously reported sequences) — its product is MLPYPYFSNRQNFLLFITRGSSVAKKHQKNKKKDQKKTIISFTRGAVPAHFLYTVYAMCGMTGEAKVAAIIPHRRHCIPPAGI
- a CDS encoding hypothetical protein (Evidence 5 : No homology to any previously reported sequences), coding for MSSTPNIPGFNVPLALRQLGNNIKLYNKLLDQFQKSYASAAQDIAENVAGGDYETAERSAHTIKGLAGSLGASTLQEVSAKLEKTCREQVQGAAFEEALSAFAKELDAAIAAIRSSMAAAEAPAAPAAPAVSANLLASQLATLAAHVDDSDAKALMLFDEIKTQIAAYDQNAAARLASAFELFDFVTAAEVIAALRSRLG
- the rpsA gene encoding 30S ribosomal protein S1 gives rise to the protein MATSMEHEGDLNFASALENYLSSDFGDLEEGSIVKGEIVRVDDDHILVDVNFKSEGQIPAAEFRDPSGKIAVKEGDQVDVFVVSKNEMEGSIVLSYEKAKRMQLFDQLEDIQDKNSTCKGRILRRIKGGYTVDLGGVEAFLPGSHVDLRPVPDMDALVNQEFEFRVLKTNRRRSNVIVSRRVLLEEERDSKRAGLLDTLGEEQVVTGRVKNITEYGVFVDLGGLDGLLHITDMSWKRIRHPKELVSMGQELELKVLSFDRENHKVSLGLKQLVSDPWQDITDNFPVGARFSGKITNLVDYGAFVELKSGVEGLVHISEMSWTRKLRHPSQMVHVGDEVDVVVLAVDQDKKRISLGMKQVKPNPWVIVAERYPEGTILEGAIKNITEFGMFIGIEDGIDGLIHVSDISWTKKIRHPSEAYQVGDIVQAKVLVVDQENEKFTLGVKQLAEDPWSYVPSKYPVGALIDGLVTNITDFGLFVEVEEGIEGLIHVSEISSKKIKTPAEMFKEGVTIQAKVIHVSAEERRLGLSIRQLKEDEEKKKPKEFRTSGDSAGGQSLGDLIKQKLEEESAADQAE
- a CDS encoding Aminotransferase class IV, whose product is MALPIYSSEEYLQKMLAVPRVCAKDILAFYEHRVGGICTDPKLMFAPLDDHIAHRGDGVFETVKYTEGRLYQLDPHLERLERSAAGLFLKAPCSLEKIREMVLEVAAAGKERVGQMRILLGRGPGGFGIDPAECPEPSLYLVAYRFHVKPESWFINGLKGFRTSIPAKQSYMAKLKNTNYVPNMLMIREAREKGADTPFCFDELGYLAESAIANLCIVDATGTLSVPEFTSSLPGTTLLRALELLKGTLPITFRRISEGEITSAKEVILFGTGPDCVAITSYEGKQIGNGKAGPIAEKARKLIVEDIRATGTPIPGLA
- a CDS encoding hypothetical protein (Evidence 5 : No homology to any previously reported sequences), whose protein sequence is MSEYAFLAKHLTGDLLLGSHGKCPARWRDLNPHEEYGNERERRCSCRCRRHGRRGP
- the asd gene encoding Aspartate-semialdehyde dehydrogenase — protein: MSARDVVVAVAGATGAVGREMLKTLEQRDFPASKVIPLASSRSAGKRVPFKGDELVVQELTENSFEGVDIAIFSAGGGTSQTFAPHAVKSGCVVVDNSSAWRMDDRCPLVVPEVNPQALEKHNGIIANPNCSTIQMVVALQPIHEAATIKRVVVSTYQAVSGTGQKGIEELEKQVRQLFNMQDPEVSVYPYQIAFNCLPHIDVFLDNDYTKEEMKMVHETVKIMGDPNIKVTATTVRVPVFYGHSESVNIETEKKLTAKEARVILARAPGVKVLDNPKEKIYPLALDAAGEDEVFVGRIREDESIANGLNMWVVADNIRKGAALNAVQIAEVLVQKNLLTVKDRNLFL